A portion of the Streptococcus sp. Marseille-Q6470 genome contains these proteins:
- a CDS encoding CHAP domain-containing protein → MKKKILASLLLSTVLVSQGAVLSSVKANTTDEKIAAQDSKISELTTQQKEAQKQVDEIQTKVSAIQSEQEKLQSENEKLQEESKKLEGEIAELSKNIVARNESLENQARSAQTNGTATSYINTIINSNSITEAISRVAAMSEIVSANNKMLQQQKEDKKAISEKQVANNEAINTVIANQQTLADDAQALTTKQAELKAAELNLAAEKATAESEKATLLEQKAAAEAEAKAAAEAEAAYKAKQTSQQQTVAASANTTFAAQVQATSSSSSSDDDSSYTPAATTVSQRPTYSSNASSYPVGQCTWGAKTLAPWAGDYWGNGGQWATSAAAAGFRTGSTPQVGAIASWDDGGYGHVAVVTAVESSTRIQVSECNYDGSGTQPIGNYRGWFNPTASRGTVRYIYPN, encoded by the coding sequence ATGAAGAAAAAAATTCTAGCATCACTATTATTAAGTACAGTATTAGTTTCACAAGGAGCTGTGCTTTCAAGTGTTAAAGCTAACACAACAGATGAAAAAATTGCAGCTCAAGATAGCAAAATTAGTGAGTTGACAACACAACAAAAGGAAGCTCAAAAACAAGTAGACGAAATTCAAACTAAAGTTTCAGCTATTCAATCAGAGCAAGAAAAATTACAATCTGAAAACGAAAAGCTTCAAGAAGAGTCTAAAAAACTTGAAGGAGAAATTGCAGAGCTTTCAAAAAATATCGTAGCTCGTAATGAATCGCTTGAAAACCAAGCTCGTAGTGCACAAACTAACGGAACTGCTACAAGCTACATTAATACAATTATTAACTCTAACTCAATCACAGAAGCTATTTCTCGTGTAGCAGCTATGAGTGAAATTGTCTCAGCAAACAATAAAATGTTGCAACAACAAAAAGAAGATAAAAAGGCTATCTCTGAAAAACAAGTTGCTAACAATGAAGCAATCAACACAGTTATTGCCAACCAACAAACACTTGCTGATGACGCTCAAGCTTTGACAACAAAACAAGCTGAATTGAAAGCAGCCGAGTTGAATCTTGCAGCTGAAAAAGCTACTGCAGAAAGTGAAAAAGCAACCTTGCTAGAGCAAAAAGCAGCGGCTGAAGCAGAAGCGAAAGCAGCAGCAGAAGCAGAAGCAGCATACAAAGCGAAACAAACAAGTCAACAACAAACGGTTGCTGCTTCAGCAAACACAACTTTTGCTGCACAAGTACAAGCAACTTCAAGTTCTTCATCATCAGATGATGATTCAAGTTACACTCCTGCAGCAACTACTGTAAGTCAACGACCAACTTATAGTTCAAATGCTTCAAGTTACCCTGTAGGTCAATGTACATGGGGTGCTAAGACTTTGGCTCCATGGGCTGGTGATTATTGGGGTAATGGTGGTCAGTGGGCTACTAGTGCAGCAGCAGCAGGTTTCCGTACAGGTTCTACACCACAAGTTGGAGCAATTGCTTCATGGGATGATGGAGGATACGGACACGTAGCAGTTGTTACAGCAGTTGAATCATCAACTCGTATTCAAGTTTCTGAATGTAACTATGATGGTAGTGGAACTCAACCAATCGGAAATTATCGTGGATGGTTTAATCCGACAGCATCAAGAGGTACTGTAAGATACATTTATCCAAACTAA
- the mreD gene encoding rod shape-determining protein MreD produces MRLFKQIGMFVLLPLIVLIDSHLGQFVNSFFPHIQIVSHFIFIFLLFETIEVSEYLFLAYCLVVGLVYDIYFFHLIGIASLLFVIIGAIVYKSNSVILSNRWTRVLAVLMMTFTFEFASFILAHLVGLTAENLSVFMVYSLVPTMILNFIWMLVFQYIFEKIYL; encoded by the coding sequence ATGAGACTTTTTAAGCAGATAGGAATGTTTGTACTATTGCCCTTGATTGTCTTGATTGATAGCCATTTAGGGCAGTTTGTAAATAGTTTTTTTCCACATATACAAATTGTTAGCCACTTTATTTTTATCTTCTTATTATTTGAAACGATAGAAGTATCTGAGTATCTGTTTTTAGCTTATTGCCTAGTTGTAGGACTTGTATACGATATTTATTTCTTCCATTTGATTGGAATAGCTAGTCTACTATTTGTAATTATTGGAGCAATAGTGTATAAAAGCAACTCAGTTATTTTGTCAAATAGATGGACTCGAGTACTTGCCGTTTTAATGATGACTTTTACATTTGAATTTGCTAGCTTTATCCTAGCACACTTGGTAGGATTAACTGCAGAAAATTTATCTGTGTTTATGGTTTATAGTCTTGTTCCTACTATGATATTGAATTTTATATGGATGTTAGTTTTCCAATATATTTTTGAAAAAATATATCTATAA